Proteins co-encoded in one Pseudomonadota bacterium genomic window:
- a CDS encoding glycine--tRNA ligase: protein MNPSDILPKLVSLSKRRGFIFQSSEIYGGLKSAYDYGPLGVELKRNIATEWWKSMVHEREDVVGIDASIMMHPQVWKASGHLAGFSDPLVDCLNCKERFRADKAPQVAPGTETVWVKGGKSSGEKAKGVVGECGYICPQCASSELSAERQFNMMFRTSIGPVDPLDSFLNEIQGKEISRAELREKLEEAVRSSAIYLRPETAQAMFVQFMNVQQTMSMKVPFGIAQQGKSFRNEITTEKFIFRTCEFEQMEMEYFCEPGTQKEWHKYWVNTRMDWWKSFANDASAFRERWHEEKELAHYADACVDIDYRYPWGWDELEGVASRTDYDLTQHAKESGVKLSYFDQHKIDPATGKAGVRYTPYVIEPAAGLTRACLAYLCDAYSEEEGTDAEGGNKTRVLLKLHPKFAPYKVALLPLLKKEGMPEVARKIVADFYKAGINASFDEQQSIGKRYSRHDEIGTPYCLTVDHQTLTDQTVTIRDRDTTRQERISVDRALEVVKQRINGL from the coding sequence ATGAACCCAAGCGATATTCTTCCGAAACTCGTCTCATTATCTAAACGACGTGGCTTTATCTTTCAAAGTAGTGAGATCTACGGCGGACTAAAGAGCGCCTACGATTACGGCCCGCTCGGAGTGGAGCTTAAGCGCAACATCGCAACCGAGTGGTGGAAGAGCATGGTGCATGAGCGCGAGGACGTTGTCGGCATAGACGCCTCGATTATGATGCATCCCCAGGTATGGAAGGCGAGTGGGCATCTAGCAGGTTTTTCGGATCCGCTCGTTGATTGCCTTAACTGTAAGGAGCGCTTTCGCGCCGATAAGGCCCCGCAGGTTGCCCCTGGCACCGAGACGGTCTGGGTTAAGGGTGGCAAGTCAAGCGGTGAGAAGGCTAAGGGCGTTGTCGGAGAGTGCGGCTATATCTGCCCGCAATGTGCAAGCTCTGAGCTCTCAGCGGAGCGCCAATTTAATATGATGTTTCGCACCTCTATTGGCCCCGTGGATCCGCTCGATAGTTTTCTTAACGAGATTCAGGGTAAAGAGATCTCACGCGCTGAGCTTAGAGAGAAGTTGGAGGAGGCTGTTCGCTCAAGTGCTATCTACCTCCGTCCTGAAACGGCGCAGGCTATGTTCGTTCAGTTTATGAACGTTCAGCAAACGATGTCGATGAAGGTTCCATTTGGTATCGCTCAACAGGGCAAATCGTTCCGTAACGAGATTACCACCGAGAAGTTCATCTTCAGAACGTGCGAGTTTGAGCAGATGGAGATGGAGTACTTCTGCGAGCCTGGAACTCAAAAGGAGTGGCACAAGTATTGGGTCAACACCCGCATGGATTGGTGGAAGAGCTTTGCAAACGATGCTTCCGCATTCCGCGAGCGTTGGCACGAAGAGAAAGAGCTTGCGCACTACGCTGACGCCTGTGTTGATATCGACTACCGTTATCCGTGGGGCTGGGATGAGCTTGAGGGCGTTGCATCACGTACAGACTACGACCTGACGCAGCATGCTAAGGAGTCCGGAGTTAAGCTAAGCTACTTTGATCAACACAAGATCGATCCAGCTACCGGTAAGGCTGGAGTGCGTTATACGCCGTACGTAATTGAGCCTGCGGCTGGGCTAACTCGTGCCTGCCTGGCCTATCTGTGTGATGCCTACTCGGAGGAGGAGGGCACCGACGCAGAGGGTGGGAACAAAACTAGGGTGCTGCTAAAGCTCCATCCAAAGTTCGCTCCGTATAAAGTAGCGCTGCTACCACTCCTTAAGAAGGAGGGTATGCCGGAGGTTGCTCGCAAGATCGTAGCCGATTTTTACAAGGCCGGGATTAACGCCAGCTTTGATGAGCAGCAGTCGATCGGAAAGCGCTACTCACGTCACGATGAGATCGGAACTCCTTACTGTTTGACGGTCGATCATCAAACCTTAACTGATCAAACCGTAACGATCCGCGACCGCGATACGACCAGGCAGGAGCGCATCAGTGTTGACAGGGCGCTTGAGGTAGTGAAGCAACGTATCAATGGGCTGTAG